The DNA sequence GTCGTCTGACACCGCACAAGGCCTCTCACAGATGCTACAGCACTTTGATCTATTTTTCATTACCTCTCACAGATTCAGCTCTCATCACATTTTCATGTGCAGTTAAGGTTCCTGAGATAATTCATAGAGCTGCCACTGAATCTGAGGAGAGACTGTTTAAATGGGATCCCTGCATTCACAAAGCCACACACTGGCATACACCTTCAGATAAACCTTAGAAAACACCTTTAAATACATCTCCTTGGTCTTTTAGTGTAGTCTTGTCTCTTTGTATGTGGCTTTGTAAATGATTTGTTCCACCACAAAGGCTGTGTTCTGCACTGGTACATTCTATGAACATACATTAGTGTTCTGCAATTCTAGTGTAGAAAATCAGCCATACAAATAAAGGTTTAATATTACTTTGTCATTACAATACACAAACTGCCTCACTTCCTGTGtttcacttcctgtttcctgtgtCTCCCCAGAGCCGCCCTTTGCCCTGAGGGTCCTGGTGAAGGATCAGGTGACCCGGCGGCGCCTGGGCGGGGCCCAGGTGAGGGTGTTTGTCAACCACACCCTGAGTAGCCAGGCCCTGactggggagaagggagaggtgcTGCTCAGGGTCCCCTACAGCCTGGGACTCAGCCTCACCATTGTAGCTAGCATGGAGGGATACGTCCTCACCCTGTTGCCCTGGAGGACCACCAAGAGACCTAGTGAGTAGCACTGTGATAGTCTGGCCCCACCtggaggagcccctgagaagCACCCAACCAGCTGACCTATGGGTGTCGGGTGTGGCTAAATTCTAGAGTTTAAActgggatagttcacccaaactACTAAATGATATAGCTGTTTGTTTCCTTTCCTTTAAAGCATTAAGACACAATGAGCTAAATAAGGTGTTCGCCTACTGTGTCACATAGCACATTAGTATcagtgtttgtttttgtttttgcgtTGGAGCAAAGCACAATTTAATGACGTTCACTGCATTAATTGTATTGATTTCTTACTCTCAGAAGCAGGATGCACTCACTATGTATAGAACGTGTAGCCAGCGAGTCTGAGGCAAGCGTTTTGTGCTGAAATGTAACACCATAATGCCATGTCATATCTAGTGTCAGCTAATTGCAGCTGTATTGAATAAGATGTTAAGGGGACTCTGAACACCATTTAGACATGCTGTATTTAGTAAGAGGAGACTGCTGCTCTTagggctgctctctctctctctctctctctctctatcttgaaTAAGGCAGagcaaaggagagaaagaaagagagagaacagagaaagataaagagagagataacagagaaagataaagagagaggggcaaAGACAGAACTGAGAGAGAGGTGACTGGTGGTACAAGCTATGCTCTGCGTCATCAAAAGCCACCTCCCTTCTCTCTACTCTAACACGCAGGACCATAAAAAGCCCTTTTCAATGTCGCCATCTACTGGTGTCTTTGTAGAAGTACAGGAACATGACACTACAAAGGGACCCTTTTGAAGGTACATCTGAATAGTGTCTAGTGATTTCCTGACTGGAATGTCACCTGACCTGACCTCATGTGTATACAGTATTCTCCTCAGTGACCTTATCGCTGCTCCCTCAAAACCAAGGCAACATCTGGCTGTTTGATGACTCCGTGCTCATCACTGGGAAGTTACCTGGTATGTGCACACATCTGGAAATTGTCACTTCAACATAACCCTAAATGTGATGCAACATCTTACTCTTTGAACAATTTTAGTCTACTGTGGCAGAAGTGCTTTGGTAGAGGGAATGAACTCCATCTGGTCTTTTTCTTCTTATTTCCACAGACATCTCCTACCAGCCCAGCGTTCAGTTCCCCAAGAGTCACCTGATGCTCTCTGACGGAAGTAACACCTCCACAGTGATGGCCTACCTGACCGTGCCACTGCGCCACCTAGGCAAGGACTGTGTCAACTGCACCCCAGGCATCATTCACAACAAGTCAGGTGGGCTCAGCAAATCGAATACATGGAGTGCAGTGCACCAACTAATGGAAATGAGAGGTGGTATTGATACATGGAAGTAAGCATTGAACACTTCCAAGATTGAGGAATACTTCAAGATTCTGAGCTGAAGTAGCCCTCGGAAAACTATTCATTTGCTGAAAACTATTCCTCTTTAATGTTGTAGTGTTTGTAGAGCCTGCATATTTTAAAATGTTGGACATGTTGTAATTCTCTCCCATGTGTTTGtatgtcacaggaggttggtggcaacttaattggggaggacgggctcgtggtaatggctggagcggaattagtggaatggtatcaaatacatcaaacacatggtttccatggtttccatgtgtttgatgccattccatttgctcccttccagccattattatgagccgtcctcccctcagcagcctccactgttgtatgtgtgttcagtgttcaggAGTGTTGAGTTGCGGGCGATGGCAGCGGTCAGCACTCTGCTGTACTCTGGTGGTCAGGAGGTCCAGGTGAAAGGCCCCATCCAGATCTCCCTGCCCCTGGCACACACCACCAACCTGAGGCCCTCGGACACCCTCCCTGCCTGGGACTTCAACACCAAGACAGGTGGGGAATATAGCTACTAGAGAAGATTGTGGTCATACGCACGTCCTTAGAAACATACAGCAGGTGCTGGGTTAATAAAGAATACTCATAAAGAACAGGAAGGCCTGCACactgtttatgctcccaattcaCCTCTTTATTGACAATGTTTCGATCCAAACCGGATCTTCATCTTCGTTTTGACCAGACGAAGAGCCGGTTTGGATCGAAACATTGTCAATAAAGAGGTGAgaattgggagcataaacagtGTGCAGGCCTTCCTGTTCTTTACGAATATAGCTAATAGTGCAACAGAAGGACTAGGACTGGAACTACCTTAGTAACTTGTTCAAAGGCTTTGTTTACAAAATACTTCCTGTGTTCACTTACTTTGTGGAACTGGAAGTATCTGCCTGTGTCTTCCAAGTTTTACTTCATTCATTTTCCTCACAATGTTTCGTCCTCCAGGTGCTTGGGAGAACCAGGGTCTGGGGATAGTGAAGTTGGTTGGAGATCATCTGGTCTGGACCTACATTGCTTCTCACCTGGGTTACTGGATCGCTGCACCCCTACCCTCCTCCAACGGTATAACTATTGTAACGTTCCAAAATGAACATTTTCATGAATTGAATGTTACAAATGAACTAAATTATGGAGTCTCACTCTCAGTATTGTCTTCAAACATGTCTTACTATCCTGGAGAACATATTGACCACAATCAACATAATATAATCAACTCATCTCTGTCCGTACCTGTCTAGGTTATATGGGCCATGCCAGCTCAATGGAATTCCTCTCCTACCACACCTACCTGCTCGTAGGAATACTGGGTGGGACTCTGGTTATAGTCTTGGGGTTTCTGGCTGTGCTGCTGTGTCAATGTGGGTAAGAGACCAACCTAATTAACTAACGTTACTGATTGTGTGTCAACTGCAGCTGGAAATATCACAGATGGGGGTGTGTGGGGCGAAGGGGGTTGTACAAAATGTTTTCAGtaagttatacaatttaaaacatTTGAATGGCCAGGATTGTTCTACTAATTGTTGACACAAATGCTGATTATATGAAGTTAAATGTACACATAACAAAGATCCCCCAAAAGACCCACTGGGTATTGACTACCTTCTCTGCTTCTCGATCAACCTGCTGTGTTGACTGTCATCTGCAGAGGTTTAGGTTCCTCTCGTGGGCCGAGGAGGAGAGCACGGTTCTCGAAGCCGTCCGCTCTGAAGAAGGACCAGACCACCTCCACCCACATGGAGGAGGGCCATGCCATGATGTCCTTCCACCCCGGAGACAGAGCCCACGGCCTGGCCTCGCGCAGCGTCCAGTGTGACCCCTCCACCACCAGGCACAACAAAGCCAACTACAACATCTATGTGGAAGACCCCGGGCGTGGGTCCGCCCTCCTGTATGAAAATGTGGGGAGCGGGGCCAAGGGACCCCAGGCATCACACCACTACATCAACAGTGAGGAGGTGGCCAGGCTGAGGGAGAGGTCCAGAGAGGAGCGGAACAGAGCCCACCTGGGTGGAGGTGCTCAGCTGCTCCACCTTTACAACCAGCCTGTGGCCATCCTCCAGGCCCCGGAGCGCTTCAGCAGCCAAGGTGGGGAGCAGCAAGTATCAGGCTGCAAGTCGGCCACCTTCCCCCGTAACGGAGGAGCCTATGACACCCACTCCCACTCTGAGCAGGGCGGTCATGACAGCTACACCCAGACCCTCCCTAAGAACCCCCACCATGCCCAGGGAGCCAACCCCCAGCAGGGCGGCCAGGACCAGCCCCAGGCCCTGGAGACCACTCCCCAAGGCCCAGCCTCTAATCCTGGGGCGTGGGGCCGTTACAGCAGCCTCCCGGAGTCCTCCGTTTCCGTCCCCGGTACTCTGAACGAGGCGGCTGGAATGAGGGCCTTCAGCAGTGGGATGGGGGGCCCCAGTGAACTCCAGGGGATATCAGAGCGTACACTCCTGGAGCTGACCCGAGGCAAGGCCTCGTCGCCTCACCCCAGGGCCTGGTTCGTCTCCCTGGATGGGAAACCAGCCGCCTCGGTCCGCCACTCCATCATAGAGCTCCAGGGACGCCACCCACGGCCCCCCAGCAGCAACGACACCAGCCTGGACTCTGGCGTGGACATGAATGAGCCCCAGCAGAGTGTGAGGGAGGCGGAGCAAGAGAGGCCTTCCATCCGTGGCTCGTTCCCCCACCACAGCAGAGGGCGCTACAGCGAGGAGCAGGACCTGAGCAGCAGTGAGAGCGGTACCACCGCCACCTGCACCCCTGAAGACCCCTACCTGAGGAACATTCTGGATGGGAGCAGCGGGGCCATTCCCAATATCCCGGAGGAGCGGGACGGAATGGACACGTCCAGTGCACAGGAGGACAGTGAGTCGAGGGGGACACCGCCCCCACGCAGgctgaggaaggtgagggagaaggggagggccGAGAAGAGAAGCGCCAGGCACCATGTCAGAGAAGAGAGGCCTCTGGTCAAACGGAGCTAAGGCACTGTTCACCAGAGATGGACTGGGATGGGACTTATTTCAATACCAGTCAATTCTGGAAGTGTATTGACATTATTGGCATTCAGTAGTTAATGGGCATGTTTCATGTCCAGTTGCATGGTCAGTGCTTTTTCCTCAATTGGCTGTGATGGTTACAGAAATGTTGAATCTGTCAAGAAGGGATTGAGTTTATTGTTGATTGTTTTCCTATAGGGGTCGTATGTTGACGGACGGCTGAGACAACGTATGGCGATGTTAAAGCGTTTTCTGTGGTTTGATGGATGTGTATGCTCCAGTCCTTCTAAAAGGAATAGTTAGATAGATGCTAGTGGACACAGCAGTAGTATGGCTTCAGATCGTCTGACGCATCTGCGTCAAAGAAGATGCGTTCTTTTCACTGCCTGCGATGAGGGATtagagatactgtatagagagatAATGAAGGGTAattagagaggatagagggctgTATTGGGATCTGCCAGCAGAGACGGACAGGGATACAGTCCTCCTGTACAGAACACTGACACTTACCCACCGTGATTGCCTGCCTTTACAGGAAATCGATATTAACACCATTGCCTGCTCTGCTCACAGTGTTTAAGACTGGCTGTACCCAGCCATCTGTCTATCGCTCTGTTTGTAAACTAGACACTGATTCACAGCTGTCCTTTTTAGAGGTCATCTTTACACCTCTATTAAGGGGGAAATACCATATTTCTTTGAGAATGCATGAAAGGTATAAAGTCAAATGTTGTGTATGAAAAGAGGAAAGTGTGTGTATTTGACTTGTAGTGTGAAGACAATGGAAAGGATTCTCTTCTTAGGGACATTAAGTCTGAGGGATACTAATCCAGTCATGTGTTACTTTAACGTATTCGTCTTCAAATAGTTACTGTTGATGTTCAATGATTCCTGTTCCACGAGCAGATCTTACACAACACATCGCTGTCCTTACATACAGATGGAGTATTGGGAGGTGGTCAGTTTAAGCTTTCATTGTTCAGTCTAAAAAGCACAGAACACTTTCATTTGCCTGTTTGTGATGCTTTGGAGCACAATTGGGAACGATACACTGCAATGAGAACGTAATAAGAGAAACATAAAACACTCAAATAAAGGAAAGCACTccaaaaattattatttttttttgtaaaaagtGAGGTGGTATTTCAAATGAACACAAACCATATTACTGTGATGGACTGATATATTTGGAGAAGCACACAATCTCCTCCTGAAAATGATGTGACCAGCGATATCAGTCGTCCTGCTGCTAAATTTGAAACAACATTCATATTTTGCCCATATTTAGTCTTCCTCGTGGTGTGACATCACACACGCCAGTCCTTCAGTGTGTATGAGGATAAATACTGTACATGAATAGCTTTATTTGGTATGTACATACTCAAGCATATGATCTAGTATGTGTGATTGTGTAtttttatgtatgtatgcatacaTCGTCCTATCCTTTCTGCACAACTGTGAGGAAAAATGTtcagagagaatgagaatgcTTCTCCGAGTGAAGAAAGATGTTCTGAGAGAATGAGAATGCTTCTCCGAGTGAAGAAAGATGTTCTGAGAGAATGAGAATGCTTCTCCGAGTGAAGAAAGATGTTCTGAGAGAATGAGAATGCTTCTCAGAGTGAAGAAAGATGTTCTGAGAGAATGAGAATGCTTCTCCGAGTGAAGAAAGATGTTCTGAGAGAATGAGAATGCTTCTCAGAGTGAAGAAAGATGTTCTGAGAGAATGAGAATGCTTCTCCGAGTGAAGAAAGATGTTCTAAGAGAATGAGAATGCTTCTCCGAGTGAAGAAAGATGTTTTTTTGAGCCATCATCGCTATTCATAAACCCAAGCTTTAGTGTATGTGCTTTCCTTCGGAGGTTTGTTACATTATTGTATGTTAGCTTTGGTGCGATGAATAGGTTCAAATGTGATCCGGGGTGTAAAAAGCTTGACGACGTAGCAACTTCTACCTTCTAAATGTAGCAGCGCAAGTTATACACCTGACGAATGCAGCGATGATTTATGAAGCTTAAAATGATTGAAGGCTGAACATGTTGTTGTTATTGTCGCCACTGATGAAGGTTAGGAAAAACAAGATGTTTCAACCGTTGGAGAATTGTATAAAGTATAGTATGTAATAATATTTCTCAGAGACAAAACAGACCCCACTGGCCCATCCTTTTCAAAGTGGCCTTCACTGAATGTATTTCCTTGTATTTATTTCattgtaatgtagtgtatttcTACTGTCCGTATTCATTTAACATTAACTGGCATTCAGGCTTTTGAAACAGGCATTTCTTGTGTTGATTACGTcagtatattacagtagtgtGATTAGTCTGCCTTTTTGTGCACTTATCAATGCCTAAGTAATAAACTCACTTGATACCAAGATGATGCATGTCTAAGATTTATTCAATAATAAATGTCAACGGAATGAAGGCAGAATAACTATAAAAATGAGCATTGACAACAATTGCATAAACAGCTTTATAATGAAGACCGCACAGGGTCTGTGcataaaataacaaaatagagTTTTTTGTATTTACAGTTTGGGTCATTTGCACACTTTGTCCATTCCAGCATGACTATCTAGTGATCAACTACGGCCTAGTAGTGGTCCTTAGATTCCCTAGGCTCCCTAGTCAAGGACACCAGCTCAGAGGTCCCaagctcctccccctctcccagtggGACACACCGCCCCAGCAGCCTCCTCAGAGCCAGACGGAACTCCCTCGACGCAAAGTAGTACACAAACGGGTCAAAGCAGCAGTTGAGGCTGTTGATGCTCAGCGCTAGTTTATAGTATCTGTACAGGCTCTTGCCCTGGGTGTGGAAGACTACGTGCAGGCCATGAAGGGTGATGGTTGGTAGGTAACACACCACAAAGCACAGGGTTGCCAAGGCGACTGTGGTCTGAGCCCGTTGCCTTGACAACACTTCCCTCTTACCGTCACTGCCTTCAGCTGCCGTCGGCAACGACCTGTGCAGGCCTCTGGCCACGGCAACGTAACAGCTGACCAGGACGGCTAACGGCAACACGTAGAACATCAGCAGAACCACTAGGAAGTAAAGATAGGCTACTGATTGGTGAATGAACAGTTTACGTGGAAGCACGTCGAAGCAGGTCGTGATGTTTAGCTCGACGACCCGGAGGGTGAGGTCACGGAGGAGCAAGGGTGTCTGAGTAATCAGAACAAATGCCCAGATGAGGACGCAGGTGATGGTGGCTCTCCGGGCGGTGCGCCAGTGTTTGGTGCGTAGTGGGCGTACGACACCGCAGTAGCGCTCGAGTGCGATGGCACAGGTGGTGAGGACGGAGCAATGCATGTTGCAGTTGAGGGCTGTGGTGGTGAGGCCACAGAGGGCAGAGCCCCACGGCCAGTCATTACCCCACAGGTGGTAcaacacctgagagagagagagagagagagagagagagagagagagagagagggagggagagacgggctTAGTGGTCATCAAATATTAGCTATGTCCAACTAGAAGGGAAACGTTTCTGTAGAAACTTAGTAACATGTGACAGCAATAACAGTGCAGATTAGTTGTAACCGGTGCCAGAGTGTCAGAGACAACCTTGTACATGGCACTTATGAATGTGGTGTGTTACCTGTAGTGGCAGTGACTCACCTGTAGGGGCAGGAAGGCGCTGTAGAGCAGGTCTGCCAGCGACAGGTTGATGGCAAACACAGACGTGGGAGTGTGGCGTTTGTAATGGACGTTCAGCAGCGCTACCAGAGACAGCAGGTTGCAGGGGGtactgcacacaaacacagacaggtaAATAACAGGCACAGCCACGGTCATCACAGGACTGACCAGCATCTCCAGGGTGGCATTGTTGACCCCTCTGGCCACCTCTACTGAGATGTTCATTGTGACTGACCACAACAGTAACTTGACCACAGCAACAGGGGGAGTTGACCAGGGTGACCGGTCCTGTCACTTAGGTTGGGGTACAAGCATTACTGGGAATGATAAGGGAAGAAAAGAGAGTGTTATACATTTCATTTGAATACACCAAAACCAGACTATGTTGGAGGAAGTGAAAGATATTGGTTAGGCAACAAGAGAGTAGTGTTGTTGAATGCAGAAACAGTGTGATGCCAATTCATCCATGTGAAAGACGAACAATGTTTTCCCCTCACACTATACTAACGTTACACTAGTTTCACTATTCACACTATGACTACAACTGGAGAAAGCCCCTGATGTTCCTTTAAGGGGAGAAGTTATTGTAATGCTCACATGGGACTTTCCATCATGCCTATTTCACATCTGTGTATGTGGAAATACAAATTGGAACAGGAAATGTACTGTCATAAACAGCTTGAGGTGAAGTTAGTTACTTTTTCCTATTGACATATTAGTTGTATTTTACATGTATTCTACATGGTATTGACCTATTTCTCTAGTACAGAGTTTCCAAAACTCGGTCCAGGGCGCCGTGTAGTTtttgcactacacagctgattcaaataatcaaagtttGATGATtaattggttatttgaatcagctgtgtagtgctaggcaAAAAAAATAATGTGCACCCAGGGGGCCAGGAacaagtttgggaaacactgattgAGTAcaggggctctccaaccctgttcttggaGAACAACCCTCGaaaggttttcactccaaccccattTGTAGCTAAACTGATTTAGTTAATCAACTAGCTAATTATTataatcaggtgcgctagattaaGGTTAGATTGAAAACCTATAacacggtagctctccaggaacattgttggagtgaaaacctataacacggtagctctccaggaacattgttggagtgaaaacctataacagggtagctctccaggaacattgttggagtgaaaacctataacacggtagctctccagga is a window from the Oncorhynchus tshawytscha isolate Ot180627B linkage group LG14, Otsh_v2.0, whole genome shotgun sequence genome containing:
- the LOC112236871 gene encoding P2Y purinoceptor 8 translates to MNISVEVARGVNNATLEMLVSPVMTVAVPVIYLSVFVCSTPCNLLSLVALLNVHYKRHTPTSVFAINLSLADLLYSAFLPLQVLYHLWGNDWPWGSALCGLTTTALNCNMHCSVLTTCAIALERYCGVVRPLRTKHWRTARRATITCVLIWAFVLITQTPLLLRDLTLRVVELNITTCFDVLPRKLFIHQSVAYLYFLVVLLMFYVLPLAVLVSCYVAVARGLHRSLPTAAEGSDGKREVLSRQRAQTTVALATLCFVVCYLPTITLHGLHVVFHTQGKSLYRYYKLALSINSLNCCFDPFVYYFASREFRLALRRLLGRCVPLGEGEELGTSELVSLTREPRESKDHY
- the LOC121839220 gene encoding protein FAM171B-like, which encodes MPADRLYLLFSLVVISCGDGVVRAAPEGGVLGGLITLLAAEDNAIATVPDGSITGQTALSQVQTPSVLTPEPPFALRVLVKDQVTRRRLGGAQVRVFVNHTLSSQALTGEKGEVLLRVPYSLGLSLTIVASMEGYVLTLLPWRTTKRPIFSSVTLSLLPQNQGNIWLFDDSVLITGKLPDISYQPSVQFPKSHLMLSDGSNTSTVMAYLTVPLRHLGKDCVNCTPGIIHNKSVFRSVELRAMAAVSTLLYSGGQEVQVKGPIQISLPLAHTTNLRPSDTLPAWDFNTKTGAWENQGLGIVKLVGDHLVWTYIASHLGYWIAAPLPSSNGYMGHASSMEFLSYHTYLLVGILGGTLVIVLGFLAVLLCQCGGLGSSRGPRRRARFSKPSALKKDQTTSTHMEEGHAMMSFHPGDRAHGLASRSVQCDPSTTRHNKANYNIYVEDPGRGSALLYENVGSGAKGPQASHHYINSEEVARLRERSREERNRAHLGGGAQLLHLYNQPVAILQAPERFSSQGGEQQVSGCKSATFPRNGGAYDTHSHSEQGGHDSYTQTLPKNPHHAQGANPQQGGQDQPQALETTPQGPASNPGAWGRYSSLPESSVSVPGTLNEAAGMRAFSSGMGGPSELQGISERTLLELTRGKASSPHPRAWFVSLDGKPAASVRHSIIELQGRHPRPPSSNDTSLDSGVDMNEPQQSVREAEQERPSIRGSFPHHSRGRYSEEQDLSSSESGTTATCTPEDPYLRNILDGSSGAIPNIPEERDGMDTSSAQEDSESRGTPPPRRLRKVREKGRAEKRSARHHVREERPLVKRS